The Apium graveolens cultivar Ventura chromosome 3, ASM990537v1, whole genome shotgun sequence sequence tggtagcgaggatccccagtccaacgcgagagctaggggttcaggttgagaaagctgagctagtaggcttcttttgggataatttaagtttgtaaaagtttgtattaatgtttaatactcagtttgagtttgaaatagttgggatttaaacggtttgtaatatattagtgtgtgtggcttgtgtgcatactttaacctgttgcggtccgtggtggttggtaagtagggtcactgcatatattattattagctttattattgttataagcaggttataattaaggtgtgtgtggatCCCAACCTTCTGACCCGgttttggagggcgccacatctaTGGAACTGATAATTGATACCATTTGTTGCAGAAACCTATGAAAGTTGAACAATTTAAAGTAATTACTCGTATATGAAAGACTGAAAGTTCTCTAACTCATTACTAGATCTTGTCCAGAAAACTTCATTACTACTGAATGATTTCAATTTTGGATATTAACTATATTTTTCAATCTATGAGCAAATCTTTAGTTTTTTGACAGTTTTGCAGATCAAGGTTTGATATGCCATGTACAATCAAGGGACGCTGTTACAAAGTACTTCTGAGATGGATGGACTGTGACAGCTTGCACCTGTTGATGATTGTGTAAATGATTAAGGAAAAAACAATAAGTTCAAAGAGAAACTAATTTGATAGTATCAAATTATTACATTTCTAAATGATAATACAAACACATTACTTGTAATAGACTAAAAATAACTACTATAATGCCTATCTAGATAATCAACTCTGTAACATTTATAGTGCATGACAGTGCAAAACAGAATAGGAAATTTTGAGCACTAATCTACCAACTAATGACATTTTGAACTCTACCTACTCGTGACAGTTTAATGACACCAATAAATGAAGTATGACTTACCTCTGCAGTGTGATGGTCTACTATATCTTTGCACTTCTAGCTCCCTTTCTCAGACCTTTTCCACACATAAACAATCTGTAAAAGAATCACCAGCTTTTGCTCTAATCCAATATTACTATACCAAGTCCAACTGTGGATATGGACAAAATGAGAACCAGTTCATCACTAAGACCAGTCCAGGCACATTATAAGGAAATTCTAATTACGCCGTATTACAAGCCCAAGTTAAAAATTACTACAAAGTTCATATAATTAAGAAGGGAAGAACAGGAAAAAAAAAGAATTAACAACCTATTAGTATTTATTAGAACCAGAAAACTATGGCCatgttatcaaaatttatataAGTAGAACTACAAGTTCACACATAAGTAAAATATATAGCAATCGAGTTTCTAGTACATCAGTGTCTTCATCCGGCAATAGTATCCGATTAATAAACTTTGGTATGATATAATCTTCATATTAAGTAAAAGTGAGTCTAGAAAGGAATATCAGCTTCTGTTCTCCAGGCAATATTTTTTCAGGACTTGTAGGTTGGAAATGTTGAACTTAACGTTTTAAAGTAGAATTACTTAAAAAAATCAACACTTCTGCACACACTTTGTGTCCACTAAATGAATAAATTGAAGATGAATTTGTCAGAGTTTTTCTGTTCTTCTGTTCTTAATTATAGGGTAGAAAATTACCTTCATTGGCATGAAGGTGTTTCAAATCATTATTGATGATCAATCCATACCCCTTCGTCATGGTCATTGCGTGCATAACTTATATCCGTACTATCTTCTATAGATGTGGTTTGTAGGCCAATCGAGAAAGGGGGTTCTCGTCAAATTGATTATACTCTTCCTCATCTTCGACATTATCAACTCCAATAATACGTCGCTTACCTTGAAGAACAATTGACCACCTCACATCAGCCGGGTCTCGAATATAAAAAACTTGTTTGACCTGTGTTGCAAGTATAAATGGATCGTCCTCATGACCAAACCGATTGAAGTCAACCAAAGTGAAACCTGATTTATCCACTCGAACACCATGATGGATATCAAACCATTTACATTTAAATAGTGCAACTTTGAAATCTTTGTAATCAATCTCCCAGATTTCCTCAATCACCCCATAATAAGACTTCTTTACATCTCGTGATGCAATGGAATTGCCTCTTTCAAATTCTGTTGAAAAAGCTTCTACAGATATTCCACTATTTTGCACGGTGCTCTTATTATCTTGATGTTGTGTGTAGAAACTGTACCCATTTACATCATATCCTTGGAAAGAACTCAGTGGCATGTTTGGGCCATAGGCTAACCACTCGATCTTTAAACCATTTCACAAAAGATCGATTATGTTCATTTGTAACCCACTTGGCACCCTTAGAGGGATTCTTTCGTCCAATCTCCAGTATGTGCTCTTGTAAGTAAGGATTAACTTCTGTCATGTGTTGTAGAACAAATAGATGGGCTCTATCAAGCATTTCAGCACCGGAAGTGATCATTTTATGTCCTACTGTACCCTGACCGTCAAGTCTACCTTCATGACGAGATCTCAGAATTCCAATTGGATCGGTAGATGCTAGATAGTCCGTGCAAAATTCAATAGTCTCTTCAACCGAATACCCTCCAACTATGTTTGCTTCAGGATGACGCCGATTTCTCACATATGCTTTTAAAATGCATAGAAACCTCTCGAAAGGATACATTTGACGCACATACAAAGGACCACAAATTTTTATCTCTCTCACAAGATGAGTCACTAAATGCACCATAATGCCGAAGAATGAATGTAGGAAATACATTTCAAATTCACAAAGCGTGACTATAATATCAGCTTGCAATTTATCCAAAGTCAAGGGATCGATGACCTTGCTACATATAGCATTAAAGAAGAAGCACAATTTTGTGATAACCACTCTCACGTGCCTCGGTAATATGCCTCGAATTGCAACCGGTAGAAGATGTTACATTAGCACGTGACAATCATGTGACTTCAAACCTAGAAGCTTCAAGTCTTTCATTGATACGAGGTTTTTTGGATTTGAGGAATATCCAGATGGAACTTTGATACTTGATAAACACTCACAAAAGCTTATTTTCTCTTTCCTAGACAAAGTGTAACAAGCGGGAGGTAGATACGCATGTTTACCAGATTGTTATGGTGCTAACTCAGCTCGTACACCCAGCTCTTGCAAGTCTAGCCTAGCTTTCATCCCATCCTTCGTCTTACCAGGTATATTCAATATTGTCCCAATAATGCTTTCACAAACATTTTTTTCAATATGCATAAAGTCAAGGCAATGTCTCTCTTACAAGTGTTCCCAATATGGTAGATCCCAAAATACAGATCTTTTCTTCCAAATACTATTCGGAGTTGGCTTTTTATACAGCTTCCCAAGAACAACATCAATATCTTTAACTCGTTCAAAGACCTCCTTCTCGGTTAAAGGAAAACGAGCCACTCGAGTCTCGATAGTCCCATCAAAATCGTTTTTCCTCTTACGATAAGGGTGAGTAAGTGGAAGAAACGTGGGATGACCCATATATACATTTTTTTTGCAGTTCTTCAGATGAAGATCAATCGTAGCATCTTCATAAATTGGACATGCTTTAGCTCCTTTAATCGTGTAAACTGAGAGGTTACCATAGCCGGGAAAGTCACTTATAGTGCAGAAGATCATGGCACGCAAATTGAAATATGTCTGACTATATGCATCATACATCTTCTCACCTTGATCCCACAATAACTTTAAATCATCAATAAGTGGCTGAAGATAAACATCTATATTATTTCCAGCTTCTTTAGGACCAGGGATTAACAATGTCAACATGATGTACTTACGCTTCATGCATAGCCAAGGAGGCAAGTTATATATCGTTAGAAGAACCGGCCAAGTGCTATGTGTAGAGCTTAGAGTGCGATACAGATTCATGCCATCTACACAAAGCCCTAGTCGTAGATTTCTAACTTATCCTCCAAATTCTGGGAATTTCCCATCAATGGTTCTCCATTGCGGAGAGTCAGCCAGGTGTCGGAGCATTCCATCTGATTTTCTCCCTTCGACGTGCCACCTTACAAGCTTTGCATCATTGGAATTTGCAAAGAGACGTCTGAATCATTCCACTATGGGTAAGTAGCGCAACACCTTGACAGGAGGCCTCTTGTCATTAATAGAAGAATTATTTCCATCCCGCTTATATCGGGAGGCTCCACACTTTGGACATGTGTGTAAATGTTCATGCTTCTTGCGAAAGAGCACACAATCATTTGGACAAGCATGTATCTTCTTTACATTCATACCCATTGGACACAATATCTTCTTCGCCTCATATGTGGAAGTGGGAAGCTCATTTTTTGCAGGAAGCATTTCTGCTAAAAGTTTGAGCATTTCAGTGAAACTCTTGTCACTCCAACCATTTTTTACTTTGAGTTTACACAACTTCAAGGTTGTTGATAACCTAGTAAATTGAACATTGCACCCATGTTAGAGAGGTTTTTTAGAATCATCAACCAAGTTCTCCAGAACTTCTAGTTGGTGCACTAGGATTTCTTCAACATCTTGGATCATCACTTCAACCCTATCATTTTCAGCATCATCTTCTTCATTACGAGGCCTACTGTCTCCATAACTTTCATAAATTTTGCTAGAAGTCTCAGTCTTGCTAGTGTGTATTCCCTCCCCATGCCAAATCCACTTAGTATAATCTTCCATGAAACCACGGAGAAATAAATGCTCACGAACAGTGTCAATATTAGGATATTTTTTTAGATTATAACAATCATGATATAGACATGTGATCCTGTCTTCTTTTCCATGTTCGATCTGTTTCTTCTTTAGATTTTCTACCGCACATGCAATGAACTCATTAACACCATTAACATAGGCATGCGAGACCCGTGGTATTTTATACATCCACGTGAGACGATCCATGTTCTCTTTCTATCAAAAATGAATGGAAGAAGTTCagattatattaaattaattttgtaGCAGATTTTATATTAACATTTTATGCAGGGATTTAGGGGGAGCTGTTAATTGTCCTAAATAGGTTATAATCATAAAAAATTGGGAGATTGATACTCCTTTCATTTTAATGAGCACAAACAGTAAGAACAACAAGCTATTTGCTTCATATTTCTATATAAAATTGCATACTGGTTTTTGTTATGTTAACAATTACAGGACAAAGTAGCGTGCTGATTGCAATGTTTCAGATTCATTTTAGCGTGCTGATTGTACCTGACCGATGCAGCCTAGAAAGAAAACTAATATGCAGAACTTAACAGAAATCACCCATTTACAAGCATATATAATAAACCTATCTAGTTTCAGAAGAGAAAACAAAGCGCTCCTGCAAACCATACCTGAACAAGGATATACCAGCCAGTTAAAATTTCCAAAGCCTTGAGAGATGAATTATTGGGACCTACAAGATGTTGTCTTCTTTTAATAAAGTGCTCCTGCAAACCATGACAGAGTTTGAGAACGAGTTTGCAGAATTTTAAAGCTGTCATTCACAAAGAGCTACACATTCTTACAAGTTTAATATCAAACTTTATGAACCAATGACAATGTAGCACTCTCTAAATAAAAATTTACAGTAAAGCTCTCTAAAAAGGCAAGCTTCGAAATTAAAAACCCAGATCAAAAAGTACAAAACTAACAGTCAAAAGCATACACTCCGTAGAAGTATAGTTTTGGAAAGTCAAAAGTAAAACAAGTCATTTGCTAGCATTTGAGGTTGCATACCTTGAACAACAAAGTTTAGCTCCTTGAACAGTAGAACAAGGTTTAATTTCTTATTTGCGTAAAGACAGCTATTAGATTACTTTCCAACGATATACTGTACTAGGTTTTGTCTATGATTAACACTGTCAGAAAATCTACATAGCAATTCAGAAAGAGTGTGCAGGTTAATTACAAAGTGTAATACTTTATACTGCTAGTTATTATGTCAAATTAAATTGCATAAAAGAAGTCACATATCTTTACTTGGAAGCATAATCATATTAATCTGATTCAGTTTTTGTTCACAACCCATGATAATGTTTATCTTACACTGTTCAGAGGTTTATTTGTCGGTTAATCAGTGAAGCTTATCATTAATAACTGGATTCCTTGGATAAGataaatttctgaaaattttgtcaAAACTTCCTAATTTCTCAGTACTGATTTTCAGGTATCTACTTGTTCTGATAGCAATGTACAACGTGCTGGATCTAGTTGGTAGATATGTTCCTCTGATAGAATTTATCAAGTTGGAATCTCGAAAAGGCCTCAGGATTGCGATATTATCCCGTTTCTTGCTTATACCTGTATTTTATTTCACTGCGAAATATGGTGATCAGGGGTAGATGATATTACTTGTTTCTTTCTTGGGATTAACCAACGGTTACCTAACTGTGTGTGTCATGACTATAGCTCCTAAAGGATACAAGGTAAGTCAACCAGACAATTGCTTGAAGTGTAACGAACTTGAGTTTTTTAATTTTACGTATTAGTAACAAAGTGTTCATTTTCAGGGTCCGGAGCAAAATGCATTGTGAAATCTTCTTATTCTATTCCTTCTGGGTGGTATATTTGCAGGTGCTGCTCTGGACTGGTTATGGTTAATTGGCAGCACGACTCAATTTTAAAGAGATAATCGCAAACAAGCTAGAATGACGAATGTGATGAAACCAATATGGACAAATTATTGTTCACAAAGCTATAAACAGCTATTGTATATCAGCAACCTAGTGTTTATTTTAACTGTTCTCATTTCCTTTGTAAATTAGCAGTTAGAGATTTAGATCGGGAAAGTAAGTGACAAATAAAGATGCTAAAATGTTTTACGTTTCCAAATTGCATAGTAGAAGTTTCTCAACTTTTTTCTTGATGAGTATGTTTGACCTGATCATGATGTAATCTATAAATTAGAGAAAACTCTTACATTCGACCTGTAAAACGAAATGACACAGAGGAAATAGTGAAGCAGCAGCAGCAGAAGCCGTTAGACTCAGCAACTACAATGAATTTCAAGTGTTCAAACATTAATTGAAGGATGAGCACAAACATTTACATTACATTATTGAGAACAAACAAACAAAGCAGGTAATTAACGGTTGCGCACAGAGCTCGATTTTCACATTCTACACAAGTAAACTGAATTTCTATAATATCAAGTAAATTCTTTATGTTTCAATTACAATGAAGTCAACGAACACATCTTCGGAAAAAACACGAAATGATCAGAGTCACTTTGTAAATACAACTTATCTGAATCTAAAATCAACTGATACAATCAATCAATCAAATTATAATAAATTGAAACTCAAGAATATTAACATAAAGTAAATGATGTATGCTGGATAAATTCAATCGAAACAAAGCAGATTCTAAAATTTACAGATTCAAATAcacgtgtgtgtatatatatgtatgtatgtatatagcA is a genomic window containing:
- the LOC141714028 gene encoding uncharacterized protein LOC141714028, with the protein product MLTLLIPGPKEAGNNIDVYLQPLIDDLKLLWDQGEKMYDAYSQTYFNLRAMIFCTISDFPGYGNLSVYTIKGAKACPIYEDATIDLHLKNCKKNVYMGHPTFLPLTHPYRKRKNDFDGTIETRVARFPLTEKEVFERVKDIDVVLGKLYKKPTPNSIWKKRSVFWDLPYWEHFKVIDPLTLDKLQADIIVTLCEFEMYFLHSFFGIMVHLVTHLVREIKICGPLYVRQMYPFERFLCILKAYVRNRRHPEANIVGGYSVEETIEFCTDYLASTDPIGILRSRHEGRLDGQGTVGHKMITSGAEMLDRAHLFVLQHMTEVNPYLQEHILEIGRKNPSKGAKWIEWLAYGPNMPLSSFQGYDVNGYSFYTQHQDNKSTVQNSGISVEAFSTEFERGNSIASRDVKKSYYGVIEEIWEIDYKDFKVALFKCKWFDIHHGVRVDKSGFTLVDFNRFGHEDDPFILATQVKQVFYIRDPADVRWSIVLQGKRRIIGVDNVEDEEEYNQFDENPLSRLAYKPHL